In Bradyrhizobium sp. 195, the sequence GCGGCGCGGTGTAGGCGGCGAGCTCGGTGGCGGCGTAAGGCGAGAAGATCGCGGCATAGATGTCGCCATAGCCATAAAGCGAGATACTGGTGGTGTCGGCGAAGATGATCGCATTGGCGAGATCGTCATGCGCGAACGGCCAAAACACCGGGCCGGCCCAGCCATAGCTGCCGTCGGGATGGCGCCACCAGCCCTGCGGGCGGCGGCCGCCGCGCCAGCCCGCCAGCGCGGCTTGCGCCGAGAGAGCCGCACGGACGATGTAGGGGTTGGAAGGCTGGCCGCGCTCGGCACCGCGCGGATCTTGCGACCTCAGCGCGGCGGAGCGGTATCGACTACCCCGCACCGCCATGCGGGAATGGCGCAGTCGCGACGCGCCGATCATGTGGCCGACGGCGAAACGCGCAACGCCGAGCGGACCGCCGCGCAATCCGAACTGGGCCTCGGCTCTGGTAGGCAACAGCACTGCCGCAATCAGGAGGGTCGCGCCGGTCAGCGCCAGTCCCATGCGTCCCGACATGACCGCTGACCTGACCAATTCGGCCTCCTCCCAGCGCCAAGCGCGCACTGCGCCGCATCGAGATGACGCGCGAGGGAACCAATTGTTCCCAGGCGGCACAGGGCAAAGCGTCGCGGGCGATGACTCTTTCCTTTTGCGCAGGCTATCGCGTATGGCGCTTTGCGCGACCTGAGCGCGCCTCGTCCTTCGAGACGGCCGCTTCGCGGTCTCCTCAGGATAAGGCTAACTGGCATCGGTGCTCGTTGAAGCGAGTGCCCGCGCACTCCGTCCTTATCCTGAGGGCCCGCCAAAGGCGGGCGTCTCGAAGGATGGCCGCAGAGGGAAGCCCCCTCACTCTGCCTTCTGCGGCATGACGAACGTCTGGCCGGGATAGATCAGATTGGGGTTGTGGATCTTGTCGCGGTTGGCCTTGAAGATCACGGCGTAGCGGGCGCCGTCACCGTAGGCGAGGCGGCTGAGCGCCCACAGGCTGTCGCCGCGGGAAATCACGCGGTTGCCGCCTGCCTCCGCCGGTGCGGCCTGGAGCGCGTCCGTCGGCGAGGCCGATGCCACATTCGTCGCGGCGGGGGCCCGCGCCATGACCTTGGGTCTCGGTGCGCCGGTCAATTTCGACCGGATGGGGGACCTGTCGGGAGTCGAGGCAAGATGCGGCGCGCCCGACGGCAGCGACGCCACGACGTCCGATTTGTCATCCGCCTTCTCGGCCTGTTTCGACTCCTGCTTCGCGACCGGCACCGGACGCGCAGGCGGCGGCGCCGCCTCGGCGATGGTCACCGGCATGGTCCGGCCGGACTGCGTGACCGTGCCATCCGGCGCCCTGGCCCGGAGCGTCAATTCATAGGAACCAGAGGGAAGTTGCGGCGGGGTCATCACGAATTGGCCCGAGGCGTCGGCGACCACCGTATCGAGCGGCTTGCCATCGCGCAGCAGCTCAACCTTCGCGCCCGGCGCGGCCTGGCCGGCAATCACCGCCGCCTCGCCGTGATCGTCGACGCGGGCGACGTCGAAACGGGGACCCGTGTCGGCGACCGCCGGCGGCTTGACCGGCGCGAGATCCCCCAGCGCCGCGACCTGCTTCTGGGTCTCGGCCAGCGCGCCGGCCTTCGGCGCCGGCGCCACTGGTGCTGGCGCAGGCGGCGTGGCGGCGGCAAGCTTTGGCTGTTCCGGTTTGGGCGCTTCCGGTTTCGGCGCGGGCTTGAGGTCGACCTTGGCCTCGACTTTGGGTTCGGCCTTGGTCTCCGGCTTGGCGGCGATTGCGGTCTTGGTCCCATCCGGCAGCAGACGGCGCAGCTCGGTCGGGCCGATCACCAGCACCGTGCCGACCAGGGCGAGCAGGCAGAACGCAATGAAGGCCTTGGATGCGGTCATCATCGGAAACGAACCTTGGGTGACAAATCAGCGAGGCCGGCAAGGTGCGCCGATTTGGCCACCGCAGCAAGTCGGTCGAAGGGATGATCGCTTAGCCAATGCGCCGGGGATGAACCGGCGCGGCCCCCTCGGCGTCAAATCAGCGAGGCCGCACCGCGGCTATATTTTAGGATTTTCCCGTGACCGCATTTTTTCGCACCGCGCCATGGCTGGCGCTTGCCCTGACGCTCGCCGCTTCTCCCGCGCTCGCGGCCTCCGGCCCGCCGCCGGGCTTCGTCCTCACCGACAACGCCGACCTCACCTTCACCTCGCCCGACGGCGCCACCAGGCTTGAGCAGTACATGAAGGACAGCGAAGACCTTTTCGGCGTCAAATGGCAGGTCTGGGCGCGACGCGGCGAGCAGATGACGGAGCTGAAGCCGGAGCAGGGCTACGGCGCGGGCTTCCGCTTCACCAGCGATTCGCAATGGCTGGTACGGATGCAGAAGACCGGCTCGGGCTCGCAGGATCTGTTTCTTTATCACGTCGAGAACGGCGCCTTCGTCAACGCGACGAAGAAGTCGCTCAGCGACCTCGCCTGGGCCTATTTCCACAGCCGGCCCGACACTGGGAACATGAAGCTCGACTACCACATCTCCGCCAACCTGATGAAGGGCACGGAAGATGCCTATCGCTGGCTCGGCGTCGACTGGCCCAGCAACCGCTACCTCGTGATCTCGCTGTCGGGCGAAATGGACAAGCATCCGAAGAACGTCGCCGTGAAGGGTCTGGCGGATTGGAAATGCCGTTATGACCTCACGACCGGCAAGTTCGACGTCCCCAAGATGTTCGCCAAGGGCAATGCGGAAGCGTTGAACTGGGAGATCAAGCGGTGAGGACGGCTTCGTAGGCTCGTGGCTTCGTAGGGTGGGCAAAGCGGAAGCGTGCCCACCACCTCCATCCATCATGGACAGATCGTGGGCACGGCGCGCGAAGCGCGCCTTTGCCCACCCTACAAGACCTGAGCTGGGCATCCGGCGGTGAGCGCGTCGGCCTTCGAGTCCAGGGAACCAACCCACTGATTCCGCTCCGATTCATAGTTCCCTAACCCTTGATGGTAACGGGGTCTTTTCGGTTTGGCTGCATCTTGCATCCCACGGGAGGGCTGCATGGGCACATCGATCCGATGGACCGCGCGTATGCGCGCGTTGCTCCGTCGCTGGCGGGGAGCGCCACTGACATGGCTGATCGTCGGCGGCTTCGTGCTGATGGCCGCGATGGCCGTGGGCACCGCGCTCACCGTCGACCGCTTCCGGCAGAACGCGATCGAGAGCGGCCGCGAAAGCCTTGAAAACTCCGTGCGCCTGCTGGCCCGGCATTTCGACCGCGAGTTCGAGGATTTCGCGGTGCTCCAGAAGAGCATCATCGCCGAGCTCGAGAGCCGCGGCATCGAATCCGCCGACATCTTCCGCAGCGAGATGGGCACGCTGGCCATGCACGAGGTGCTGCGTGCAAAAGCCAGCGGCTGGTCCGACGTTGCCGGTGCCAATCTGTTCGATGCCAGCGGCGTGCTGATCAACTCGTCGCGGCGCTGGCCGGTCGCCGACGTCTCGGTCGCCGACCGCGGCTATTTCAACCGCCTCAAGAACGATCCGGCCGCGCAGGAAGAGATCGAGGTCGTACAGGGCCGGATCGGCAACGGACCGGCGATTGTGCTCGCACGGCGCGTGTCCGGCCCGCACGGCGAATTCCTTGGGCTGGTCTCGCGCGCGATCGCGCCCGAGCAGCTCGAGTCCTTCTTCGCCTCGACCGGGCTCGGCGAGGAATCCTCGATCGCGATGCACCACCAGAACGGCCAATTGCTGGCGCGCGTTCCGCGTGTCGATGCGATGATCGGGCAGAATTTTCGCAAGGGCACACCGGAGCAGATGGCGGTGTTCGAGCGCACCTTCGTCTCCATGCAGATCGCAAGCCCGATCGACGGCAAGGACCGCATCGTCGCCTCGCGCCTCCTCGCCGGCGAGCCGCTGGTCGTGGTCGCGACCAAATCGCTGGACGCGACGCTCGCGACCTGGCGCACGCAAACGAAATTCTTCGTCACCGTCGCCGTGTTGTCGATCGGCCTCCTGGTGCTCACGCTGTTCCTGATCTTCCGCCAGGTCACGCACCGGCTCTCGATCGAGAAGCAGCGGCTGGACACCGCGATGAACACGATGACGCAAGGGCTCCTGATGTTCGATCAGGACGAGCGGCTGATCGTCTGCAACCGGCGCTACATCGAGATGTACGGCTTGTCCCCTGATGTGGTGAAGCCCGGCGCCCATTTCCGC encodes:
- a CDS encoding LysM peptidoglycan-binding domain-containing protein, giving the protein MMTASKAFIAFCLLALVGTVLVIGPTELRRLLPDGTKTAIAAKPETKAEPKVEAKVDLKPAPKPEAPKPEQPKLAAATPPAPAPVAPAPKAGALAETQKQVAALGDLAPVKPPAVADTGPRFDVARVDDHGEAAVIAGQAAPGAKVELLRDGKPLDTVVADASGQFVMTPPQLPSGSYELTLRARAPDGTVTQSGRTMPVTIAEAAPPPARPVPVAKQESKQAEKADDKSDVVASLPSGAPHLASTPDRSPIRSKLTGAPRPKVMARAPAATNVASASPTDALQAAPAEAGGNRVISRGDSLWALSRLAYGDGARYAVIFKANRDKIHNPNLIYPGQTFVMPQKAE